The DNA segment TCTGGGCCGTGCTCCCGCACCCACTTCTGATAGGCCTGGGGACACAGAGAGCATGGACCTGCTATGCCTGCCCACCCTGGGCACCGCTTCTTCTCTGTCCTCCATCTAGGTAGCCCTCCCTGCTCTCCCTGTGAAGGGGGGCCCGTGAATCCTTCCTCTTCCAGGGGACCGTGACCCCAGCACATGCCGTGCCCCACCCCAGGCTAGAGCTCAGCAGGGTGGGCAGGGAGAGGCAGCTCTGTCCCTCCTCTGGAGTCCTCATCAGCCCCCGTCCCTCCTGCAGCAGGGGTGGAGCACAGGCAGGCCGCTCACGTGGTAGGCCAGCTTGAGGCCGCCCATATCTGCGATGTTCTCCCCAAGCGTGTGTTTCCCGTTCACCTGCCGGGAAGGGAAGAGGCCAGGGGGCTGCTTGGGGCCCAGCTGGCCTCCCTCAGGCATTGATACCCTGGGCCCCAGCCCCTAATTCCTAccacccctctccttcccttgccCAGAGAGTTTGAGGGGGGGCTCCAACCCTACTCTTTCCCCCCAACCCCCTTGTCCTCCGTAAGTCTGCGGACACTCATTATCTGTCCACGTGAGTGTGCGTGGGAACCGAGTGTGTGTGCAGGGACCTGGGCACAGGTTTTGTTTGGACATGTGCACGTGCGCAAGGGTGTGCGTGATGCTCCCGGCCCGTGCCCCACCAGGCCTGAGGGGCACAAGGGGCAGGTGGGGGTCTCACCCGCTGGTTGTAGACAGTGAAGTTGTCATAGAGACGGACGATGCACTCAGCCTTTCGCAGGAAGCGGCTGTAGGAGGCCTCCGTCCACCAGTGCAGCAGGTTCCCTGAGCGGTCATACTGGCCCCCTGTGGGCAGTGCAGCAGGCTGAGACCCACCCTTACCtgagccccctcccctccccacccaccagccCCAGTTAGCCCATCCCCTACCCTGCCTCTCCACTGCCTGTCCTGCCCCCTCCGGGCCATCCCCTGGGGCCCCAACAGGCCTCACCCCAGTCGTCGTAGCCGTGGGTCAGCTCATGTCCAATGATGGTGCCGATGCCCCCGTAGTTGAGAGACCTGGGCCCACAGCAGCAGCATCAGGCCCTAGCCCTCCACCCTCTGAGAGCCCCATGCTGCTGCCCAGGCCCCAGATGTCCCCTGGCCAGGCCAGGAGGTGGCCCAGGGAGGCCACAGAGGCATCCGTGCGGTCCAGGGGcacttgtgcctcagcttcctcatgcGCTATGTGAACGCCAGTGGAACCCATCCAGCTGCTTTTAGGAAATCACATCTAACAGAGCTGGCTGGGCGGTGAAACAGGGCTGGAGGAGACAGGAGGGAAACGGAGGCACCTACGTAGGGGTTTCTCCTCCTACCTCATCATTAGTGTTGCGCCACCTTTGAAACATCAAAATGAGCCTCAAACAAGTAAAGAAGACCCCAGGAAGTTACaaataacaaacctacacattttTCTAAATAACCAAGGATGCAGTGGGGAGCCAGGGTCCACAGCTGTCCTGACTCCTGAACCCAGCTGGGTCTGGGGCGATTGGAGCCACAGTACGCCGACACACACCTGGTAGACAAGGTCTGCAATGCCAGCCCTGCCCTCAGCCACAAACAGGGCAAGCTATGTACTCACTGTGGGAAGTCAGGGTCGTACAGGGTGGGCTGCAGGATGCCCGCGGGGAACACTACAAGAAGGGGGTGCTCAGTGGGAAACCCATCCACTTTCGGACCATGCCCCACCCGGCGTAGGGACACATCCCCTTACCCATCTGGTTCTTGTTGGGTAGATAGTAGGCATTGAGCGCCTGTGGGGGGAGCAGCCACCTGTGGAGGGATGCTGGGGTGAATGGGGGGAACACACTCCCTCCCCCACTACCCTCACATCACAGCTTCCTCATCAGCCATCTCCTGACAGTCTGGGGGTCACCCTGCCGGCCCCCACCCCATGCCCTGTGCTGGCGTGTGTGCCCCCCATATCTGCATGGCTGTGAGACGATTTGCCCTACCAGCTCCTGCCCTTTCCCCACAACCCTTCCCTGACCCCCAGCTCTGGCCCAGGCACCCACGTGGACTTGTCCACCTCCTGCCGAATCTTCTTAACTGAGAGCTGGATGCTGAAGCGGATGCTGTTCAAGATGTTCTTGAAGTAGGTCTTCTCATGGACCTCAAACTGCAGGAGGCACAGGCGGCACTCAGCGGCAGGCCAGGGCAGGGCTATCTGCAGACTGGGCAACAACCTGGCCGTGCAGGCCACCTGCCCTCCTGAGTGCCGTTAGTAGAGGGGCTGTGGACAGGCTGGGCAGGCAGGGTCAGGGCCCACCTCATACTCCTTGTCCACAGCATCGGGTTTCAGCAGGAAGTCCGGGTAGCCGACCATCACCATCATGTACTGGAGCTGCGGGCCGAGGGCAGGTGAAGGTGGCACCGGGCCTCGGGAGAcagccccccgccccccaccctaCCCACCAAGGAAGGGAGCACTAGGCCAGCCTGGGAGTGGGCTTCACAGTGGGGGAGGCAGGCCTGGTCAACTCCACAAAGGCCTCTTTGTCCCTTTTGCTCTCTTTcgctggtacacagtaggtgctcaatatatatGGGACCAACCAATGACACTGGGTCCCCCCTCACCTTGGCCCGAGCAGCAGCCCTGGTCTCGGCGTCCATCCAGTCCAGCTCCTCCAGGCGCTGGCCCAGGATGTACTTGATGTCTTCCACTAGCTGCTGCACCTgcagggtcaggggtcagggagcaAGGGTCAACCCAGCAGCCTGGTCTATCACTCCTGGCAGGAGGGGTACCCCTGCCTTTAAGCACCACTTTCTAAGCCCAAACCTCATTTCTGAACACCAAGAGGATACTTTGGAGGTGGGGATCCAGGCCCTGCACCCATGAGGGCTCACAAGATAGAGGAGGAAACTGCCCCAGCAATGACCACAGACATCCCTAAGGCCACGCCTCCCAAGCATGCCTGAGAAGGTGGGCTGGGGCCTGGCAGGGAGGTCTGCCTGCAGTTGATAGTCCACataagcttcctggaggaggaggcctgtggaggagcagcctggggcctCAGAATCGGCTGAGTACTTAGCAGGGCCTGGTCCCCCTGCCTGCAGGGGACATGTGGGGCTCCCCATATTAGGACCATGGCCTCgggagggctccaccctcagttCAGCACCATCCTCCTCACTCAAACAAGGGCAACCCACCTTGGCTTTGCTGGCAGCTGAGAAGTGCTCATGTACAAAGAGGGCGCCAAGCGCCATGCCAAAGTGGCGATTGGCCTGGCCCAAGCAGACCCGGGCCAGCTCCTGTGGCTTGTCGCTGCCCTCCATCTCCCGTGCCAGCTCGTGCAGTGCCTCACGGAATGGCGGGGACAGGTGCTCACTCAGGACCACCACCACGCGCCACACCAGGTAGTTGTGCAGGACCCTGGGGACCAGGTGAAGCCAGTGGGTGTCCAGACGGACATGCATGTGGGCCACCAAGGGCACCACCCCTACCTGTGCCTGCCAACCTGTGGCTGGACCCAGGACCCAGACAGCCCCACAAAGAAGGGACAGGGGGTCATCCCAGCTATGCAGAGCAGAAAATGTAAAGCCCACCCAGCAGAGAGATCCAGCGTGCAGGGGAAGGACCTAGTGACCGCTGGGCAGAAAATGCCAGATCTGCAGCCATACCGGTGGGGTGTGGAGCGGATGAGCTGCGACACCTGCTGCATGTAGTCTGTCGCCAGCAGcaccacctcctcttcctctgagAAGTCCTCCTGGAAGATCTGGTCTAGCAGCCACTTCCACCGCAACTGTGAGACCAAGGACAGGGACAGTGAGGCTAGGGTTGGCAGGGGCCACAGAAGACAGggagaggggcagagagaggcagCGAGGGGACATGAGAGTCCATGGCCAAGGAAGGGTTTGCCCATCTCTGGGGAGAGAtgaccctgtagtcccagcagcagCATTGCCCCCAACCCTGCCTGCCCACGAGGACTGGGCCACACTCACGTGGGGGGTGATCTTCTGCAGCTGCCCCAGCGTCACCTTGTTGTACATGGAGCTGACATCTCGCCGTAGGTCGTCATACTCTGACACAGTGAACTGTGGGGAGAGATCACAGCTGACCCAGCCCTGCTCCATGATGCCCTCCCTCAAGTCCAGGGCAGCCTCCAGTCCTGGTCTGCTCACGTTGGCCAGCCGCTGCTCCACCTGCAGGATCTCTTGGGCCTTCTGTTCCACAGCGTCtgcacccaggaggctgagcactCGCTCCATGAACACCCTGTATGCTGCCAGGATCTGCACCAGGGGAGGGGGCTCacccagggacagggacaggcCTAGCCTGGATCCACCCCTCCTGGGGCCCCAGGCCTTCCCTGCCTCCCCATCCCATGCCCCAGCACCTTCTCACTGTCCTCATCCTGAGCGAGGTAGAGGGTCCTCTCTGGCAGGGTGAGCCCATCCTGGTCAATCTGGGGAGGGAGACAGGGGCCAGAGGTCAGAGGCCCACACCTCAGGTTCCCTAAACAGAGGGAATTCCCACTCCAATGCCCAGAGAGCAACCAGACATCCATGAGTACAGCTCCAGAAGCACGCAGACCCCAGCCCCTCTTTCCACCCAGACGAGATGGCCAAAGTCCCATCCCTGACTGTCCCAGCCTGCGGACGCCCAATCTTACCCCTGTACGTCTGCACTTTCCTTATCTGTCCGGGGCATTCGTAGGTCCCCCACTGACAGTTGGGACCCCTAGCTTTGGGGCCAGCTCCAGAACTCGCGGAGATGTCAACCCAGCCCGCCGGCGCGCCTCTCCCTCCTGGCCCTCACTGCCTGCCAGAGGGCTGGGAAATTGCGGCTCCCGCGGCTCCTCTAAACACCGCAATTACCCCAGGGAAATTACTTGCGCCCTCCTCCAGCGCTCTGCCTCTGtgcgctcccctcccctcccctctcctgctcgtctcttccctcctctcctctcacgCACCCGCCTCCCGCGCGCAGGGACCCCTGGGCAAGGCCACTGCGCCCCGGATCCGCGGCCGCTGGCAGGGCGCTCAGGGGGCGCACTCACGCGGATGACGTAGCGCGAGGAGTTCCTGTCGTCCAGGCTGACCGTGAGCGAGAAAAGCGCGGCAGCGCTGTACACGCCCTGCGCCTTGTACAGCAGCCGGTTGAGGTCCCATCGCGCCGCGACCCCCGGACGCTCCTCCGCGCCGCCCAGGTCCCAGCCCCCGCAGTCCTCGATGACCTCCAGCATGGGTCGCGGGCCCAGTCGCTCGATCTCGCGCATGTCGAGGCACGAGCGGAAGAAGGCGCGCACCTTGCGCTGGGCCGCGCCGCCAGGCCCACCCCCGGGCCGCGCCAGCAGGCGCCGTAGGCGCTCCTCGTTCTGCTCGCCGATGGCCGCGATGGTGCCATAGGTGAGCTTGTCGTCGGGGATGGCGTGGCGCCGCAGCCAACCGCCGCAGGCGAACGAGTAGAAGTCCTGGCATGGGTCGATGCTGGCGTCCAGGTTGGCGGCCAGGAAGCGAGCGGCGCGCGCGAAGGCCTTGCGCTCAGGGCAGCCCTCGGGACAGGCGCCGCCGCCGGCCGCGACCGGGCCCAGGTACTTGAGGGCCAGCATAGCCGCCAGAATGGCGCAGAGGCCGGCGGCGAACACCAGCCCCGACAGCAGGCACACCTCGCGCCGGTTCCAGTGCGGCAGCCCGGACCGGGCCCCGGTGGCGCTGCGCGCAGCGCCCAACGGGAAGCCCGGAGGCAGGGAGGCCCCGCGCGCGCCCCCCGCGCCGCAGCGGCTCACGTACTTGACCTCTTGGAACTCATCGTAGTGCGCAGTCAGCGAATACGGGGGCTCCATGGCGCCGAGGCCGCCGCGGTGCAGACCTGGGCCACCTGGGCTACGGGATGTGCGTGGCCGCCGGCCTCCTCGTGGGCCTCCGCATGGCCCTGGGGCCGCAGCTGCGGGAAGGGCGGAAGCAGGCTCAGGAGGCGCCGCAGCCGGATGGGGCTCAGGGTCACCGCGAGGAGGGACACAGGCCTGGGTGCAGAGGCCCCAGCCGCGGGCCTCATTCACTGCGGAAACCAGGGACTATGAGGGTTCGGCGGGGCCACCACCCCCGGGTGCACAGTGGAGTCTTCCCCCCTGTTCCCTCCCTGCACACACTTGAGGGCCGCAGGGTTGGGAGGGCTCTTATTGGAAGCAAGAGGCGCCAGGCAAGGGGCCTGGCACGTAGTGGGCCTTCATTGAAAGGTCGTCCCTCTTCCCCTTCGCCTTTCTTTTCCACGACCTGCCCCAGCCAAGGCCGGATGGAGTGGGGGAAGGAGCGGAGGCTGGAGTGAGGAGGTGCGGTCAGGGGCGCGTCTATGCGACACTTTCAGCTCTCCGCGCTGGACCCAGACAGACGCTCCGCAAAGCGGCCAAAGAACCAAACTTTGTCCTCGCGGAAGTCCGCGGGATCGACCACGCCAACCCCGCTCGCTGGCTCCTTCTGCTCGGTGGCCCGACGGCCCACTCGCCCCTTCCCTAGGGGCGCGCGCCAACGCCCCAGGGTGGCGGACACACAACCCACCCCCTGGACGGCCCTGATGGAGAACCCGAGACGGGTTccctccccccactcccaccATCTCTGTCCCCGCCCCGAGCCACTCCTGGCTTCAACAGGTTCTCCCCAGAACCCAAACTTGGGCGAAGTTTCACCCCCGGCGGGGAGCGAGCTGGCTGGCGACCCCCGAGCCCCGGCGCCGTGCGGCGCAGTCCGCGGAGCCCGAGAGCCGAGCCCAGgagccgcagccgcagccgcagccgcagccggagCCGCAGCCTAGAGGACGCAGACAAAGCCGGGAGGCTCCGCGcagtggcggcggcggcgacggAAGTGGCCGCGATGGTGGCCTCAGCGGCAGGGACTCGGGCGCCACTTACCCGGCAGGTGCGCGCCCGAGCCGGCGGTGACCGAGCGGGTCGGGCCCGAGCGGGGGCCTGAGCCGCAGCGCAGCCGAGCGGGCGTCCGGTGTCTCCCAGCGCCCGCCGCCTCCTCTGCCGCCGCGCCGAGCCCGCCGCGCCGCCCGCCTGCCGGCCCGAGGGAGGGGGCGCGCCGGCGGCTCCACCCTCCTCCGCCCGCCCCGCGCGCCCCTCCTTCCTCCTGCGTCTCTCGGGCCACCTGGCAGTGGGGCGGCAGCGCGGACGTGGGTCGGCGGCCGCGGAGACAGGCTCCCGGGGGTCGTGCGCGGGCTGCGGTCGGGGACTCCGGGTCCAGCCGCGTTCCGAGACGAGTGAGGGCAGCGAGTACTCCCGTGAAGGGTCCCCTCCGATCCAGTGTCCCCACTCCCAGCCGCCCACCAGCCGGCTGGAAAGGGGCTGGAGCTGGAGATGAGGAGCCGAGGACTCCTCCGAAGGGCTGGGGGCGGTGTCAGTAGTGCCTGTGTTTGCCGGCACAGTCCCTGGCGCAGAGCGCACCTTCACTAACCGGCTTTTTTGTCCTCCTTGGAACCCCTGCCCTGGATGGGCTCTCCACTAGGGCTTCTGGTTGGCCTCGCTCCCTTCACCTAGCCCCTGGTGAAGGGAGCTCAGCGGGGACTCCTGCAAGAAGAGGGCTGGCCGCCCCCTTCCCCATCCTCCCCAGCCTTGGGTGGCCCTGGCATCACGGCTCAGGGAGTCCCTGGCCCAGGTAGGAAGAAAAGGCCAAGAGAAGAATGAGCGAAGTctccctgctggagccagggaaggCTGGAGCCTGCCCCCTCTGGCCAGCAGCCCTAGGCCTCAGACAGGCCCTGAGCCTCAAGACCCTGGTATGTGGACTGATGGGAgggcaggctgggtgcagggaCTCTGAATTTACTCACCCCCTGCCTTCTTCCAGGTGAACTGGCTTTTTAAATGTGGGGCCTCCCCACTGCCTGGAGGCAAAGCCCTCTtctacctgcctgcctgccttggccagaCAGCCTGGCCCTAATGGGACACAGAGAACTTGGGGCTCCTTGGAAGACTGATACTGTTTCTGGAATCTCTGCTTTCTCTGCCCTACCCTGCCTCTGGTGTCTCTAGCAGGAGACCCCACAAAGCACCAGCCCTCCCAGGTCTGCCGGCTCCAGCCCGTAGGATTGGCCTAAACAATGTGTGAGAGCCATGGAGCACCATCTCATAAAAATCACAACAAGGTAGGGACTCTGATAACCTACCCATCATCCTGTTCTCCTCCTCAGGGTCTGTGCACCTGCCCAGCTCCTGAGCCCTGGCCCTGAGTGCCGGCCTCTGCCCCTGTCTTGCCTCTCCCTGCCTGTTCATCTCTCCATCTCTAAGCCCCCACTCTGGATACCCTGCCTCCATCTCTGGCCACCCCAGGGTTGTCCTCTGCCCCATGCATCCTTCTTGGGTCCTATTAATTCTAAAGAGGAAAAATGGAATTACTTATAATGTGGTGATTCCAtgaaggggggaggggagggcgggGAGGTGGCAAAGTGGCTCTTTGTGcttttaatctgcatttttccCTCAATGTTCCCGTCTCCAGGAGGATAATTTTCCAGCCTTTTCAGGCCCTGATTGGTATCATTTCTCCAGCAATGACAGCTTTTATTTTCCCCGAAATGAATGCCGTGAAATTTCCAAGAAATGTAAAAATGGATATTGTCTCAGAGAGCCGACTCTTCCGACAGAAAGGCACAGAGGCAAACACGCTTCCCTAGGGACTCTTCTGCTCCAGTcccgggggtggggtggggggcagcccccaggCCCTcagtctctcctccctccttttgccctccctcatcccttcctcctccctcccggGTCAGCTCTGGGACCCCCCTTCCAGCCACCCTCTCCCAGACTCAGCTGCTATTGGTCTGCTCATGGGCCTCCCGACTCCCTGCCGGGCGACCTGCCTGGCTCCACCTCACCTTTTCTTTTCACATCGCATCCCCCAGCCCCGGGCTGAGAGCAGCAACCAGGGCCTACAGGAGTTGACTTGGAATTGGGCCCTCTGACCCCTCAGTCCTGGCCACCCCACACAGACTGCCAATAAAGAGAAGTCAGAGGCCCACCTCCTTGACTCTCCAGCACCTTCTCTGTAAGGGAAGCTGGCGCTGTAGGGGAGTAGGCACCAGTGGTCTGGCCTGTAGCTTGCTCACTCTTTTGGGGGATCTCTTCCTACCCCTAATTACCAAGATGACCCCATGACTCATGAGAAAGAGAATGACAGGCCACAGTGGTGCCCAGCTAAACCCAGTCAAGCCCTGAGTGAGGCAGCTGGGTGCCCAGCTTCAGGGAGCAGTTGGGTGCTGCCAGAGCTGCCTTGGAGAGAAAAGGCCCGAGGGGATGCAAGGGGCAGAGATGAGGGGTTCAGAACCTGACTCTCTGTCTCCTCCTTGACCAAGGGTAGATCCCAGCAACTCTGCCGAACAGGGCATCACTTGGTTTGGGTTCTGGACATAGAGCCCTCCCTGAGGACAGTGTGCTGTCACCAATAGCTTGCATCTGTTGCACGTTCACCATGTGGGCTGCTAAGTGCCCTGCTCTGAGGTGGGGCTGCCCACCTAACGCCGGGCCTGGTCCTGACCAGAGCCCATTTGTGGTCAGACCCGCTTCTCTCCTGCGGCCTGCATGTGGGTGGGGATGAACCCCTTGCCCTGCCTCGGTGTGCTGCAGCAGGGTGTCAGCTCCAGGACGAGCCCCGCCAGCCTCCACCCTGTCCAACCAGGCCCTACTCCTCCCCTGCAGATCTGTGGTATCTTCTGAGCCCTAAAAACACGCCTCCAGCCAGCTTCCTGTCCTCCACCCGGCCTCTCGGGGCTCATCCCATCTATTATTCACAGCAcaaaatggatttttaatttgAGAAATGAAATGACTCTCCCAAGTGGCCGGGGTGGCAGGGAGGGGGTGGAGGAAGGCCGGAGCCGCCGTGGCCGCCACAGCCGCCACGGTGCTGACTCAGGTTCATCTTGGAAAGCTCGGGGCCCACAGCCGAACTGAGAGACCCCAAAGGCCCAGTACCCCACCACTCTGCCACAGGCCTCCAGTCCTCCCCATTGCTGTGACCAGGTGGGGTGACGGGTGCCCGTTggtcctgcctgagcctccagtGGGGCCTACCTCTGGCAGGGCAGTCGGGGGGACAGCTGGATCTGTCCTCCACTGGCTTTCAGATTCCTGTGCCTCAAGGGC comes from the Pan troglodytes isolate AG18354 chromosome 13, NHGRI_mPanTro3-v2.0_pri, whole genome shotgun sequence genome and includes:
- the ECEL1 gene encoding endothelin-converting enzyme-like 1, producing MEPPYSLTAHYDEFQEVKYVSRCGAGGARGASLPPGFPLGAARSATGARSGLPHWNRREVCLLSGLVFAAGLCAILAAMLALKYLGPVAAGGGACPEGCPERKAFARAARFLAANLDASIDPCQDFYSFACGGWLRRHAIPDDKLTYGTIAAIGEQNEERLRRLLARPGGGPGGAAQRKVRAFFRSCLDMREIERLGPRPMLEVIEDCGGWDLGGAEERPGVAARWDLNRLLYKAQGVYSAAALFSLTVSLDDRNSSRYVIRIDQDGLTLPERTLYLAQDEDSEKILAAYRVFMERVLSLLGADAVEQKAQEILQVEQRLANFTVSEYDDLRRDVSSMYNKVTLGQLQKITPHLRWKWLLDQIFQEDFSEEEEVVLLATDYMQQVSQLIRSTPHRVLHNYLVWRVVVVLSEHLSPPFREALHELAREMEGSDKPQELARVCLGQANRHFGMALGALFVHEHFSAASKAKVQQLVEDIKYILGQRLEELDWMDAETRAAARAKLQYMMVMVGYPDFLLKPDAVDKEYEFEVHEKTYFKNILNSIRFSIQLSVKKIRQEVDKSTWLLPPQALNAYYLPNKNQMVFPAGILQPTLYDPDFPQSLNYGGIGTIIGHELTHGYDDWGGQYDRSGNLLHWWTEASYSRFLRKAECIVRLYDNFTVYNQRVNGKHTLGENIADMGGLKLAYHAYQKWVREHGPEHPLPRLKYTHDQLFFIAFAQNWCIKRRSQSIYLQVLTDKHAPEHYRVLGSVSQFEEFGRAFHCPKDSPMNPAHKCSVW